A single window of Candidatus Methanoperedens sp. DNA harbors:
- a CDS encoding MogA/MoaB family molybdenum cofactor biosynthesis protein: MDTSLLHKENAPEIYKCAILTISTSRYEKYGKTDRPERAEDVSGKLIWGMLQVKGSMIVNYELIPDNLEMIRDAFKKNLYSDADVIISSGGTGLSRTDVTIEAVTPFIEKEMPGFGELFRLKSIEQVGNSIMLTRAIAGVARGKVIFCLPGSPNAVKLALELILPEMGHILKHIKGQ; encoded by the coding sequence ATGGATACCTCGCTGCTTCATAAGGAAAACGCGCCGGAAATTTATAAATGTGCAATATTGACCATAAGTACATCCAGGTACGAAAAATATGGGAAAACAGATCGCCCTGAGCGCGCAGAGGACGTATCCGGAAAACTTATCTGGGGAATGCTGCAGGTCAAGGGCAGTATGATAGTGAATTATGAATTGATCCCGGATAATCTGGAAATGATAAGGGATGCTTTCAAGAAAAACTTATATTCAGACGCCGATGTGATAATATCAAGCGGCGGCACAGGTCTTTCCCGGACTGATGTGACCATTGAAGCGGTGACCCCGTTCATCGAGAAAGAAATGCCTGGTTTTGGGGAGTTATTCAGGCTCAAAAGCATAGAACAGGTAGGTAATTCCATAATGCTTACAAGGGCGATCGCAGGCGTTGCCCGCGGAAAGGTCATATTTTGCCTTCCGGGGTCGCCGAATGCTGTAAAACTTGCACTTGAACTCATCCTGCCTGAAATGGGACACATCCTGAAACATATAAAGGGACAATAA
- a CDS encoding tryptophan synthase subunit alpha has translation MRIDEKFKQLKARKEGALIAYICAGDPTPQATKEYVTALVRGGADIIELGLPFSDPVADGPTIQAGIQRALDGGMTPDIYFRTISSLKLHIPLVVMTYYNLIFKRGLEKFAKDCAASGISGIIVPDLPPEESDELQRICKENEIDLIYLVAPTTNEERMSRILKEGTGFIYLVARLGVTGARSDVAGSTRELIKRVKTNTPKAVGFGISNGRQAAEIIRAGADGVIVGSAFVDIIAKGEDVPARLEALARELKRKQS, from the coding sequence ATGAGAATCGATGAGAAATTCAAACAGCTTAAAGCGAGAAAAGAAGGCGCCCTGATCGCATATATCTGCGCTGGCGACCCTACGCCGCAAGCCACGAAAGAGTATGTGACAGCACTTGTCCGGGGCGGCGCGGATATCATTGAACTTGGTCTTCCGTTCTCAGACCCGGTGGCTGATGGCCCCACGATCCAGGCTGGCATCCAGAGAGCGCTTGATGGCGGCATGACGCCTGATATTTATTTCAGGACGATTTCTTCGCTAAAACTGCATATTCCTCTTGTCGTGATGACATATTATAATCTCATATTCAAACGCGGCCTCGAAAAATTCGCAAAGGACTGCGCAGCATCCGGGATATCCGGAATTATTGTGCCGGATCTTCCGCCCGAGGAATCAGATGAACTCCAGAGGATATGCAAAGAGAACGAAATAGACCTCATTTATCTTGTGGCTCCCACGACAAATGAAGAAAGAATGAGCAGGATACTTAAAGAAGGAACAGGTTTTATTTATCTTGTAGCACGGCTCGGTGTTACCGGCGCCCGGTCAGATGTTGCGGGTTCGACACGCGAGCTTATAAAAAGAGTAAAGACTAACACACCAAAAGCAGTTGGATTCGGTATATCGAATGGCAGGCAGGCTGCTGAAATAATCCGCGCCGGGGCTGACGGGGTGATCGTCGGGTCTGCATTTGTGGATATTATTGCAAAAGGTGAAGATGTGCCTGCAAGACTTGAGGCGCTGGCGCGGGAGTTGAAGCGAAAGCAATCTTAA
- a CDS encoding phosphoribosyltransferase: MVLPDKFKCVITNWDYIYDLCRHVSNDVKKSGYKPDTIIALARGGWFAGRVLCDFLGLNDLTSLKIEHYVGTANAGADPRIKYPLADNAVAGKRVLIVDDITDTGKSIVHSKEYVSKHNPKEVRTAVLQYLYTSEIKPDYCGEVVQEWGWIVYPWNFIEDMIDIISRLMAKEKKNEWNVEKIRTGLLKYHNIDPISFEIAQPDRMEEILDEMVRRGIIKTKNVQGKKSWTYEGA; this comes from the coding sequence ATGGTACTTCCTGATAAATTCAAATGTGTAATAACGAACTGGGACTATATTTACGACCTTTGCAGGCATGTTTCAAATGATGTGAAAAAATCGGGATATAAACCCGATACGATAATTGCACTGGCCCGCGGTGGATGGTTTGCCGGAAGAGTGCTTTGTGATTTTCTGGGGCTTAACGACCTGACAAGCCTTAAGATCGAGCATTATGTAGGTACTGCAAACGCCGGAGCCGATCCTCGTATTAAGTATCCGCTTGCAGATAATGCAGTTGCCGGGAAAAGAGTTCTGATCGTGGATGATATTACCGATACTGGCAAAAGTATCGTACACTCAAAAGAATATGTAAGCAAACATAATCCAAAAGAGGTCAGGACCGCAGTACTCCAGTACCTGTACACATCGGAGATAAAACCCGATTACTGCGGCGAAGTTGTTCAGGAATGGGGCTGGATCGTATATCCCTGGAATTTTATTGAGGACATGATAGATATCATCTCCCGCCTCATGGCCAAAGAAAAGAAAAACGAATGGAATGTTGAAAAAATAAGGACAGGACTTTTGAAATATCACAATATCGATCCCATAAGCTTTGAGATAGCGCAGCCCGACCGAATGGAAGAGATACTTGATGAAATGGTAAGAAGAGGGATAATAAAAACTAAAAACGTTCAAGGGAAAAAATCATGGACTTACGAAGGAGCGTGA
- a CDS encoding inositol-3-phosphate synthase, with protein sequence MEGIRIAIAGVGNCASSLIQGLEYYKNIKNSDDLVPGLMHNSLGGYLISDIKPVAAFDIDMRKVGTDLSEAIFSDPNCTKKFSDVPGFNVEVMKGQVLDGVAPHMKDYFRVDEKQKPVDVVSVLKKSKADILINYLPVGSEEAVKWYASQALEAGCGFINCIPVFIASDKQWADRFRKAKLPVIGDDIKSLVGATIVHRALTQMIVARGARIDSTYQLNIGGNTDFRNMTDQARLKSKKISKTQSVASQIPYDAYVYAGPNGCIDCLDDNKVCHLKIDFKLFGDVPAYIDLKLSVEDSPNSAGVVVDAIRVAKIALDRKIGGPILPASAYFMKHPPEQMRDVEAREKLEEFIKG encoded by the coding sequence ATGGAAGGCATACGTATCGCGATAGCTGGTGTAGGAAATTGCGCATCATCCTTGATTCAGGGACTTGAATATTATAAAAATATAAAAAATTCCGATGATCTTGTTCCCGGATTAATGCATAATTCGCTGGGCGGTTACCTGATCTCAGATATTAAACCTGTAGCAGCTTTTGATATCGATATGCGTAAAGTTGGAACTGACCTGTCCGAAGCCATATTCTCCGATCCGAATTGCACGAAAAAGTTTTCCGATGTGCCCGGATTTAATGTCGAGGTCATGAAGGGACAGGTGCTTGACGGTGTTGCTCCTCACATGAAGGATTATTTCAGGGTGGACGAAAAACAAAAACCGGTAGATGTAGTATCTGTCTTGAAAAAATCAAAGGCAGACATATTGATAAATTATTTACCCGTAGGTTCGGAAGAAGCCGTTAAATGGTATGCGTCCCAGGCACTTGAAGCTGGCTGCGGTTTCATAAACTGTATACCTGTCTTTATCGCCTCGGATAAACAATGGGCTGACCGGTTCAGGAAAGCAAAGCTTCCGGTCATAGGGGACGATATTAAGAGCCTTGTGGGTGCAACGATCGTTCACCGTGCGCTTACCCAGATGATAGTGGCCAGGGGTGCAAGGATCGACAGTACCTACCAGCTAAATATCGGTGGGAACACGGACTTCAGGAATATGACCGACCAGGCAAGGCTTAAATCCAAGAAGATCTCAAAAACACAATCCGTGGCCTCCCAGATACCTTATGATGCTTATGTTTACGCAGGCCCCAATGGCTGCATAGATTGCCTGGATGATAATAAGGTATGCCACCTCAAAATTGATTTTAAACTTTTCGGGGACGTCCCTGCTTACATTGACCTTAAACTCTCTGTGGAGGACAGCCCGAACAGCGCAGGTGTGGTCGTGGACGCCATCCGTGTGGCAAAAATCGCACTTGACAGGAAGATCGGCGGGCCAATACTGCCAGCATCCGCATATTTTATGAAACATCCCCCTGAACAGATGCGGGATGTTGAGGCACGGGAAAAGCTTGAAGAATTTATAAAAGGCTAA
- a CDS encoding pyridoxal phosphate-dependent aminotransferase, which yields MMFSQRVKSIDISGIRKMFEGAGPNSVNLGLGQPDFDTPQHIKEAAIEAINKGLTGYTMNLGFPELRSALCRKFESENHFTVSPDEVIVTSGASEALHLALQALVDKGDEVLIPDPGFLSYSALTRMAGAKVVGVPLGEKLTMTPEAVNELITPGTRALIVNSPSNPTGTVQTREEIKGISEIAEEKDITIISDEVYEHFIYEGEHVSPAQFTDNVITINAVSKTYAMTGWRIGYAAAKKEYVEQMLKVHQYIQACANSIAQKAAQAAIEGPQDCVAVMRESFMKRRDIIMEGLESMDIKCVKPEGAFYAFPEVEDEDAPQKLLKNGVIVVPGSAFGENGKGHIRISYATSEENLRRALIVMEKVLGGC from the coding sequence ATGATGTTCTCACAACGCGTAAAAAGCATTGATATATCAGGCATCCGCAAGATGTTTGAAGGCGCGGGACCGAATTCGGTCAACCTGGGGCTTGGCCAGCCGGATTTTGATACGCCGCAGCACATCAAGGAGGCGGCTATCGAAGCTATTAATAAAGGCCTGACCGGCTACACAATGAATCTTGGGTTTCCTGAATTGCGGTCAGCCCTGTGCCGTAAGTTTGAATCCGAAAATCATTTTACGGTATCACCTGATGAAGTCATTGTTACATCCGGTGCTTCTGAGGCGCTGCATCTTGCATTGCAGGCATTGGTGGATAAAGGGGATGAAGTTCTTATCCCGGACCCGGGATTCTTATCATATTCTGCCCTGACAAGGATGGCAGGAGCAAAAGTCGTGGGTGTCCCGCTCGGGGAAAAATTGACCATGACACCGGAAGCGGTAAATGAATTAATTACACCGGGGACCCGTGCGCTTATTGTTAATTCACCCTCAAATCCAACAGGCACGGTGCAGACCAGAGAAGAAATAAAGGGCATCTCAGAGATTGCAGAGGAAAAAGATATCACAATAATTTCAGACGAAGTGTATGAGCATTTCATTTATGAAGGCGAGCACGTCAGCCCCGCGCAATTCACTGATAATGTAATAACAATAAACGCAGTCTCAAAGACATATGCCATGACCGGCTGGCGTATTGGTTATGCAGCAGCCAAGAAGGAATATGTGGAGCAGATGCTTAAAGTCCACCAGTACATCCAGGCATGTGCGAATTCGATAGCCCAGAAAGCTGCGCAGGCTGCCATTGAAGGGCCGCAGGATTGCGTAGCAGTAATGCGTGAAAGTTTCATGAAACGAAGGGATATTATTATGGAAGGATTGGAATCGATGGATATTAAATGCGTTAAGCCGGAAGGAGCATTCTATGCATTCCCTGAAGTTGAAGATGAAGATGCACCGCAGAAATTGCTGAAAAATGGCGTTATTGTTGTTCCCGGTTCTGCGTTTGGGGAGAATGGGAAGGGGCATATAAGGATTTCGTATGCGACCTCGGAGGAAAATTTGAGGCGGGCGCTGATAGTGATGGAGAAGGTGCTGGGCGGTTGCTAA
- a CDS encoding ATP-binding protein, producing the protein MLFNKALSKVDYSDIDKLRTNEIAESVILDYKRDYNLKDEGKNLLKEVTSFSNSNGGFLIYGIEEIGSGGYPKEILGIEKNINLETLEQIIIGNIRPRINVQMKKIDIPNSEKIILIISIPEGQNKPYYNNKVNKFFKRYNFEAKEMDEHEIEALYQQRFFGVGRLAKYVEDTILFNRGLISIDLAKLIDAHIIITPLKVDEKIIDSMQKLNFNVNSTKFDPEKDDLYLSGFASPSRYGIKWSEEHRDMTVEIHRNGLIHYMKDYNDGDKISKELWEYGLSVDVLRTIQFSNLVYSTLNFIGKVKIILKIKNTNNSYIFRNYGDRKGNVCLAEDIFIEREWDSWRLSEDYLKIGQIIMDEFNNYYGMWQSRYFSEEKGEIKFKKQ; encoded by the coding sequence ATGTTATTTAATAAGGCATTATCAAAAGTTGACTATTCCGATATTGATAAACTAAGGACAAATGAAATCGCTGAATCTGTAATATTAGATTATAAAAGAGATTATAATCTAAAAGATGAGGGTAAAAATTTATTGAAAGAAGTAACTTCTTTTTCAAACTCAAATGGAGGCTTTTTGATATATGGGATTGAAGAAATTGGGAGTGGTGGCTATCCAAAAGAAATATTGGGCATTGAAAAAAATATTAATTTGGAAACGTTAGAGCAGATTATAATAGGCAATATTAGACCTCGAATTAATGTTCAAATGAAAAAAATAGATATTCCAAATTCGGAAAAAATAATATTAATAATCAGCATTCCAGAAGGGCAAAACAAACCATATTATAACAACAAGGTTAATAAATTCTTTAAAAGGTATAATTTTGAGGCAAAAGAAATGGATGAACATGAGATAGAAGCACTATATCAACAAAGATTTTTTGGTGTGGGGCGGCTCGCAAAATACGTTGAAGATACGATTTTATTTAATCGAGGCTTAATATCAATTGACCTTGCTAAGTTAATAGATGCTCATATTATCATAACTCCTTTGAAAGTGGATGAAAAGATAATAGATAGTATGCAAAAATTAAATTTCAATGTTAATTCAACTAAATTTGATCCGGAAAAGGATGATCTTTACTTATCTGGATTTGCTTCACCATCAAGATATGGAATAAAATGGAGTGAAGAACATAGGGATATGACTGTAGAAATTCACAGAAATGGTCTAATTCATTATATGAAAGACTATAATGACGGTGATAAAATATCAAAAGAGTTATGGGAGTATGGTTTATCTGTTGATGTATTACGGACTATTCAATTTTCCAATTTAGTTTACTCAACCTTAAATTTTATAGGCAAAGTCAAGATAATTCTTAAGATTAAAAATACCAATAATTCATATATATTTCGTAATTATGGTGATAGGAAAGGTAATGTTTGTTTGGCAGAAGATATTTTCATTGAAAGAGAATGGGACTCATGGAGATTAAGCGAAGATTACCTAAAGATTGGACAAATTATAATGGATGAATTTAATAACTATTACGGAATGTGGCAATCTCGTTATTTTTCTGAAGAAAAAGGTGAAATTAAATTCAAAAAACAATGA
- a CDS encoding MFS transporter — translation MEYKWKAMGVVWIGIFMATLDGSIVNVALPTLTDYFKTDITTIEWVVMAYLLTITSLLLSLGRISDMVGRKIIFAGGLALFTIGSGLCAISTTEGQLIFFRIIQGVGAALLMATGVAIVTHAFPPRERGKAMGLIGTVVSIGSMAGPVTGGFLIQNVGWQSIFLINLPIGIIGTVLALKILQKDETINKDQTFDIPGGITLFISLISLLLALSEGQEKGWGSGLIISLFISSIVFFIIFVRIETRAKQPVLDIGHFKNRQFAAANISALISFMAMFSVILLMPFYLQDELGYSTEKMGFIFMAVPLVMSVVSPLSGWLSDRTNSYILSSLGIGIAAVSILSMGYLTLDSSFTDVALRLSFLGLGMGLFQPPNNSIIMGSLPKEQLGIAAGVMGTMRNMGMVIGVAVSGAVFSNRFVFYGNNESSFLPAFRDAYIVSAIICGVAVLVSLVRSKSKTG, via the coding sequence ATGGAATATAAGTGGAAAGCAATGGGTGTGGTCTGGATAGGCATCTTTATGGCTACTCTTGATGGTAGCATAGTGAATGTCGCTCTTCCCACACTTACAGATTACTTTAAAACAGATATAACAACGATCGAATGGGTAGTGATGGCTTATCTCCTGACCATAACAAGCCTTCTTCTTAGCCTTGGCAGGATTTCAGACATGGTGGGAAGGAAAATCATTTTTGCAGGGGGACTGGCCCTGTTCACGATCGGCTCAGGTCTTTGCGCCATATCCACAACAGAAGGGCAGCTCATATTTTTCAGGATAATCCAGGGTGTCGGAGCAGCATTGTTGATGGCGACAGGTGTTGCAATAGTAACTCATGCATTTCCTCCGCGTGAAAGGGGAAAAGCAATGGGATTAATCGGGACTGTTGTATCAATTGGTTCAATGGCAGGCCCTGTAACGGGTGGTTTCCTGATCCAGAATGTTGGATGGCAATCGATTTTTTTAATAAATTTACCTATCGGGATAATCGGGACTGTGTTGGCTTTAAAAATTCTTCAAAAAGATGAGACTATTAATAAAGACCAGACATTTGATATTCCCGGCGGAATTACACTATTTATCAGTTTGATATCATTACTCCTTGCTTTAAGCGAAGGCCAGGAAAAAGGCTGGGGGTCAGGTCTCATTATATCCTTATTTATATCATCCATTGTATTTTTCATAATATTTGTCAGGATTGAAACCAGAGCAAAACAGCCAGTACTTGATATCGGGCATTTCAAGAACAGGCAATTTGCAGCTGCAAACATCAGCGCCCTCATAAGCTTCATGGCAATGTTCAGTGTCATACTGTTGATGCCGTTTTATTTACAGGATGAACTTGGATATTCAACAGAGAAAATGGGATTTATTTTCATGGCAGTTCCGCTTGTAATGTCTGTTGTCTCGCCTCTATCAGGCTGGCTATCTGACCGGACAAATTCGTATATCCTGAGTTCACTGGGCATCGGTATCGCAGCAGTATCGATCCTTTCAATGGGTTACTTAACACTGGATTCAAGTTTCACCGATGTAGCTCTTCGCCTTTCATTCCTTGGTCTTGGCATGGGGCTTTTCCAGCCCCCGAACAATAGCATAATAATGGGTTCGCTTCCAAAAGAACAGTTAGGCATTGCAGCAGGGGTAATGGGAACAATGAGAAATATGGGTATGGTCATTGGCGTGGCTGTTTCAGGAGCAGTATTCTCAAACAGGTTTGTCTTTTATGGGAACAATGAGAGTTCATTCTTACCTGCTTTCAGGGATGCATATATTGTTTCTGCCATTATTTGCGGGGTTGCGGTGCTTGTCTCACTTGTACGCAGCAAATCGAAAACCGGATAA
- a CDS encoding TldD/PmbA family protein encodes MFDNAYNALEFAQKEGADEVEVYCIKGRSISIDIHRDVIDLAKESLISGIGIRAIVKGAVGFSSTNDVLRIKEASELSVKSARVRGRDPEWSGLPGKKKLPKVKGIFDKKIADIRIESCIDFATELINGAKSIQTIVPTSGHFACGNSTKLILNSNGVETQEEDTILQASIDVITRDSPLSTASEFDMSRKLDMDFYKIGERASSLALRSQNGISTRTRDCTVLLEPMAIADLLENTIVTSVNADNVQKGRSSLRGKMDTLIASDQLSISDDGIFSGGLGTSSCDEEGTPSRVTPIIKNGILSSFIYDCYTAGKEKRESTGNAVRGSYTSTPSIGIRNLIIEHPSSDIIAETSDGVIVNTVIGAHTANPISGDFSVEARNSFEIKNGQVASPIKSLMISGNVFELLKNIDGIGKDVRKVGNVITPTVRVSKMKVVGN; translated from the coding sequence ATTTTTGATAATGCATATAATGCTCTTGAGTTTGCACAAAAAGAAGGAGCGGATGAAGTTGAGGTTTATTGCATAAAAGGCAGGTCTATTTCGATAGACATTCACAGGGACGTAATTGATCTTGCAAAAGAAAGTCTTATTTCAGGCATCGGGATAAGGGCGATCGTGAAAGGGGCCGTAGGCTTTTCAAGTACTAACGATGTTTTGCGAATTAAAGAAGCTTCCGAACTTTCTGTAAAATCAGCGCGTGTAAGAGGCAGAGACCCTGAATGGTCAGGACTTCCCGGAAAAAAGAAACTCCCTAAAGTTAAGGGCATTTTTGATAAGAAGATTGCAGATATCCGGATCGAGTCCTGCATTGATTTTGCTACTGAACTGATAAACGGCGCAAAATCCATCCAGACTATTGTGCCTACTTCAGGACATTTTGCATGCGGGAATTCAACAAAGCTCATCTTGAACTCAAACGGCGTTGAGACACAGGAAGAAGATACGATCTTACAGGCTTCAATCGATGTAATTACCAGGGATTCGCCTCTTTCCACCGCTTCCGAGTTTGACATGTCGAGAAAACTGGATATGGATTTCTACAAAATCGGGGAACGAGCCTCTTCCCTTGCTTTGCGATCACAAAATGGAATAAGCACCAGGACGCGGGATTGCACTGTACTTCTGGAACCCATGGCTATTGCAGACCTCCTTGAAAATACGATCGTGACCTCGGTAAATGCGGATAATGTCCAGAAAGGCAGGTCATCCTTGAGAGGGAAAATGGATACTTTGATCGCTTCGGATCAACTATCTATTAGCGATGACGGGATTTTTTCCGGTGGTCTTGGTACATCTTCATGCGATGAAGAAGGGACGCCATCCCGGGTAACTCCGATTATTAAAAACGGTATCTTATCGTCGTTCATTTATGATTGCTATACTGCAGGGAAAGAGAAGCGGGAAAGCACAGGCAATGCAGTCAGGGGATCTTACACATCCACGCCCTCAATTGGTATTCGTAACTTAATAATTGAACATCCCTCATCAGATATCATTGCAGAGACATCAGATGGGGTTATTGTCAATACCGTTATCGGTGCCCATACCGCAAATCCCATATCAGGGGATTTTTCGGTTGAGGCCAGGAATTCATTTGAAATAAAGAACGGCCAGGTCGCATCACCCATAAAATCATTGATGATCTCCGGGAATGTCTTTGAACTTTTGAAGAATATCGACGGGATCGGGAAAGATGTGAGGAAAGTAGGGAATGTCATAACCCCTACGGTCAGGGTCAGTAAAATGAAAGTTGTAGGGAATTAG
- the mtnP gene encoding S-methyl-5'-thioadenosine phosphorylase codes for MLADIAVIGGTGVYDTEMLDNVREVEIDTPFGKPSDAITIGSFGEINVAFLPRHGKGHRISPSKLNSRANILALKKLGVKRIISASAVGSLKLEHKPLDIVIPDQIFDRTRLRDSTFFEEGIVAHVGFADPFCPEMSSVIADITRDLGYSIHEKGTYVCMEGPQFSTRAESKVYQSLGFDIIGMTALPEAKLAREAEICYSMIATVTDYDVWHETDVNIETVISNAIKNEEAVRKIIKEAIPGISLERNCVCSNALAGAIVTSPDKIPVETKRKLNDIISKYS; via the coding sequence ATGCTGGCAGATATTGCAGTAATCGGAGGAACCGGTGTTTACGATACGGAAATGCTGGATAATGTGCGGGAGGTTGAAATCGATACCCCTTTCGGGAAACCATCGGATGCTATTACAATTGGGTCTTTTGGTGAAATTAATGTGGCATTCCTGCCAAGACATGGGAAAGGGCACAGGATCTCACCCAGTAAATTGAATTCCAGGGCAAATATCCTTGCACTTAAGAAACTTGGCGTAAAGAGGATAATCTCAGCATCAGCAGTGGGAAGCCTGAAGCTTGAACATAAGCCGCTTGATATCGTAATACCTGACCAGATATTTGACAGGACACGTTTGAGAGACAGTACTTTTTTTGAAGAGGGAATAGTTGCGCATGTCGGTTTTGCCGATCCTTTCTGTCCTGAGATGTCTTCTGTGATTGCCGACATTACACGGGATCTCGGGTACTCAATACACGAAAAAGGAACGTATGTCTGTATGGAAGGGCCGCAATTTTCAACACGCGCTGAATCAAAAGTTTATCAAAGCCTGGGATTTGATATTATCGGCATGACTGCGCTTCCTGAAGCAAAACTTGCAAGGGAAGCAGAGATCTGTTACAGCATGATCGCAACTGTTACTGATTATGATGTGTGGCATGAAACTGATGTCAATATTGAAACAGTAATTTCCAATGCAATTAAGAATGAGGAAGCAGTCAGGAAAATTATTAAAGAAGCTATTCCAGGGATCTCTCTTGAGAGAAATTGCGTGTGCTCAAATGCATTAGCAGGAGCAATTGTCACTTCCCCGGACAAGATACCGGTTGAAACAAAGCGCAAATTAAATGATATAATTAGCAAATATTCATGA
- a CDS encoding CDP-alcohol phosphatidyltransferase family protein has protein sequence MFEEIKESVRDILRPLAKKITEINPNTLTLFGLLLSFVSAYFFARQELYWAGTFLLAGGFFDSLDGLVARENNRTTRFGGFLDSVCDRFADTAIIIGAMYGGLTRLDFIQGWLIGTIAIFGSLMVSYTRARAEAAGASASVGFGDRPVRIIIIILGAFFKMVNWAILLVAVISFITVFQRIIFVRRVLK, from the coding sequence ATGTTCGAAGAAATCAAGGAATCGGTCAGGGATATTTTAAGACCCCTGGCAAAAAAGATCACCGAAATAAACCCGAATACGCTGACCCTGTTCGGACTTCTGCTCAGTTTTGTATCAGCATATTTTTTCGCACGGCAGGAGCTTTACTGGGCCGGGACTTTTTTACTTGCAGGCGGTTTTTTTGATTCCCTCGATGGTCTTGTTGCTCGCGAAAATAACCGGACAACACGGTTTGGAGGTTTTCTGGATTCTGTATGCGACAGGTTCGCAGATACTGCCATAATAATCGGAGCGATGTACGGCGGCTTGACCCGGTTGGATTTCATTCAGGGCTGGTTGATAGGCACTATTGCGATTTTCGGCTCGCTGATGGTCAGTTATACCCGCGCCCGGGCCGAAGCAGCCGGAGCGAGCGCATCAGTTGGATTTGGAGACCGTCCTGTAAGGATAATTATAATCATCCTGGGGGCTTTCTTCAAAATGGTAAACTGGGCTATTCTCCTGGTTGCAGTTATATCCTTCATAACTGTTTTCCAGAGGATAATATTCGTAAGAAGAGTCCTTAAATAA
- the hxlB gene encoding 6-phospho-3-hexuloisomerase, protein MKSEQKECEATIVSMNLIADHIKKIASKLDTGSVTSLVNGIMDSKRIFLMGAGRSGLAARAFAMRLMHLGFNVYFVGETTTPAVQPDDLVIAVSGSGETPSIANLGGIAKKIGSKLAVITSNKDSTLGGISDIVVIIPGRPKEDVVYEDYHERRMIGYPQLAPLGTIFEISALVFLDAVISELMVRTGASEAELKKRHTVFE, encoded by the coding sequence ATGAAATCAGAACAGAAAGAATGTGAGGCAACTATTGTATCGATGAACCTTATTGCCGATCATATAAAAAAGATTGCATCAAAACTTGATACGGGCTCTGTGACATCACTTGTAAATGGGATAATGGATTCTAAAAGAATATTCCTGATGGGAGCCGGAAGATCCGGGCTTGCAGCGCGGGCTTTTGCGATGAGGCTTATGCATCTTGGATTTAATGTTTACTTCGTGGGTGAAACAACAACCCCTGCCGTGCAGCCGGATGATCTTGTTATTGCAGTCTCAGGTTCAGGTGAGACCCCTTCTATTGCAAATCTCGGAGGAATAGCTAAGAAAATCGGATCAAAACTTGCTGTTATTACATCAAACAAGGATTCTACCCTGGGTGGCATTTCAGATATTGTTGTTATTATTCCGGGACGACCCAAGGAAGATGTTGTTTATGAGGACTATCACGAGCGAAGGATGATAGGCTATCCCCAGTTAGCGCCCCTTGGAACAATATTTGAGATATCTGCGCTTGTTTTCCTTGATGCTGTGATCTCAGAGCTTATGGTCAGGACAGGTGCAAGTGAGGCAGAGTTGAAGAAGAGACATACGGTTTTTGAGTGA